A single Pedobacter sp. PACM 27299 DNA region contains:
- a CDS encoding acetyl-CoA C-acyltransferase yields the protein MQEAYIIAGYRTAVGKAPRGVFRFTRADDLAADVIRQLVASVPNLDTTQIDDVIVGNATPEAEQGLNIGRMISLMGLDTDKVPGVTVNRYCASGLETIATAVAKIKSGMADCIIAGGVEVMSGMPFGGWKVVPNPDVAMKNPDWYWGMGLTAEAVANEYKVSREDQDAFAFQSNMKAVEAIKNGHLKAGVAPIRVVENYLDGNMKKKTRSYVVDTDEGPRADTSLEKLAKLKPVFAADGSVTAGNSSQTSDGAAFVLVVSEKKMKELGVEPIARLVSYGIAGVPPRIMGIGPIEAIPKALKMAGMKLEELDLIELNEAFASQSLAVIRTLGIDAEKVNVNGGAIALGHPLGCTGAKLSVQLFNELKRRDQKYGMVTMCVGSGQGAAGIFEML from the coding sequence ATGCAAGAAGCATATATTATAGCAGGATATCGTACCGCAGTGGGCAAGGCTCCCCGTGGTGTATTTCGTTTTACCAGAGCTGATGATTTAGCGGCAGATGTGATCAGACAGCTAGTGGCCTCAGTGCCTAATCTGGATACGACACAAATTGATGATGTGATTGTTGGAAATGCAACTCCTGAAGCAGAACAAGGCCTGAATATCGGTCGTATGATCTCGCTGATGGGATTGGATACCGATAAAGTACCGGGCGTAACAGTCAATCGTTATTGCGCTTCAGGATTGGAAACTATTGCAACAGCAGTGGCAAAGATCAAAAGCGGTATGGCAGATTGTATCATTGCCGGTGGTGTAGAAGTAATGTCGGGCATGCCTTTTGGTGGTTGGAAAGTTGTTCCTAATCCTGATGTGGCAATGAAAAACCCGGATTGGTATTGGGGAATGGGCTTAACCGCAGAAGCAGTGGCCAATGAATATAAAGTAAGCAGGGAAGATCAGGATGCTTTCGCCTTTCAATCGAACATGAAAGCGGTGGAAGCGATCAAAAACGGTCATCTGAAAGCTGGCGTTGCGCCGATCAGGGTAGTAGAAAATTACCTGGACGGCAATATGAAAAAGAAGACACGCAGTTATGTGGTGGATACTGATGAAGGACCAAGAGCGGACACTTCTCTGGAAAAACTGGCCAAATTGAAACCTGTTTTTGCAGCGGATGGCAGTGTGACTGCCGGTAACTCTTCACAGACTTCTGATGGTGCAGCCTTTGTACTGGTCGTTTCTGAAAAGAAAATGAAAGAATTAGGCGTAGAGCCGATTGCTCGGTTAGTGAGTTATGGCATTGCTGGTGTTCCACCAAGAATTATGGGTATTGGACCGATTGAAGCGATTCCGAAAGCTTTAAAAATGGCAGGTATGAAACTGGAAGAACTGGACCTGATCGAACTGAATGAGGCTTTCGCTTCACAGTCTCTGGCCGTGATCCGGACTTTAGGTATCGATGCTGAGAAGGTAAACGTGAACGGTGGTGCCATTGCACTTGGACACCCGCTAGGTTGTACCGGTGCTAAATTATCAGTGCAATTATTTAATGAATTGAAACGAAGGGATCAGAAATATGGTATGGTAACCATGTGCGTGGGTAGCGGACAAGGTGCTGCCGGAATTTTCGAAATGCTTTAA
- a CDS encoding acyl-CoA dehydrogenase family protein translates to METTDKKTIKGGAFLITETNYQDVFIPEEFDEEQQMIAQTCRDFLATEVYPNLDRIDTQEEGLMPSLMDKAGALGILGVSIPEEFGGFGKNFNTSMLVADVIGAGHSFAVALSAHTGIGTLPILYYGNEAQKAKYIPKLGTGEWKAAYCLTEPNSGSDANSGKTKAKLSEDGKHYLITGQKMWITNGGFADIFIVFAKIDDDANLTAFIVERDFGGITMNPEEHKMGIKGSSTRQVFFNDCPVPVENMLSERQNGFKIAVNILNIGRIKLSAAAIGASKAVIDTAINYSNERIQFDRPISKYGAIRYKLAEMAAKVYAVESANYRAGQNIDDAYERLVAGGMDASKAKLKSTEEYAVECAILKVWGSEALDYVVDEGVQIYGGMGFSAEAPMDRAYRDARINRIFEGTNEINRLLTVDMMLKRAMKGELDLMTPATAVAAELMSIPEFGEEDDALFAAEKKIIKNLKKATLMVAGAAVQKLMMSLSKEQEILMNIADMASYVYVAESAMLRTEKLVSLRGEAACEGQLNLMRIYFVEAVDALQKAGKEALWAFADGDEQRMMMVGLRRFTKMEAFNVKETRQKVAQQVIAANKYCY, encoded by the coding sequence ATGGAAACTACAGACAAAAAAACAATTAAAGGTGGAGCGTTTTTAATTACAGAAACCAATTACCAGGATGTATTTATTCCTGAAGAATTTGATGAAGAGCAGCAAATGATTGCACAGACCTGCCGCGATTTTCTAGCAACAGAAGTGTATCCAAACCTGGATCGTATCGACACCCAGGAAGAGGGCTTGATGCCTTCGTTAATGGATAAAGCTGGTGCACTCGGTATATTAGGGGTTTCCATTCCTGAAGAATTTGGTGGCTTTGGCAAGAATTTCAACACTTCGATGCTGGTTGCTGATGTGATTGGTGCTGGTCATTCCTTTGCTGTAGCACTTTCTGCACATACAGGAATCGGTACATTGCCTATCTTATATTATGGAAATGAAGCGCAGAAAGCGAAGTACATTCCTAAACTGGGAACCGGCGAATGGAAAGCAGCATACTGCTTAACAGAACCTAATTCTGGTTCGGATGCCAATTCTGGAAAAACTAAAGCAAAGCTTTCTGAGGATGGGAAACATTACCTGATCACTGGTCAGAAAATGTGGATCACGAATGGTGGTTTTGCTGATATATTTATTGTGTTCGCTAAGATTGATGACGATGCCAATTTAACTGCTTTCATTGTAGAGCGTGATTTTGGGGGCATAACCATGAATCCGGAGGAGCATAAAATGGGAATCAAAGGTTCTTCTACCAGACAGGTATTCTTCAATGATTGCCCGGTTCCAGTAGAAAATATGCTTTCTGAACGTCAGAACGGCTTTAAGATTGCCGTGAACATTTTGAACATTGGCCGTATTAAATTGTCGGCAGCAGCGATTGGTGCTTCAAAAGCAGTGATTGATACCGCGATTAATTATTCAAACGAAAGAATTCAATTTGACCGTCCGATTTCTAAATATGGTGCCATCAGGTATAAATTAGCAGAAATGGCGGCAAAAGTGTATGCTGTAGAATCGGCCAACTATCGCGCAGGTCAGAATATTGACGATGCGTATGAAAGATTGGTTGCGGGAGGAATGGATGCGAGTAAAGCCAAACTGAAATCTACCGAAGAATATGCGGTAGAATGTGCAATCCTGAAAGTTTGGGGTTCTGAAGCATTGGATTACGTAGTAGACGAAGGGGTGCAGATTTATGGTGGTATGGGGTTCTCCGCGGAAGCGCCAATGGACCGTGCATATCGTGATGCTAGGATCAACAGAATCTTTGAAGGGACGAACGAAATCAACAGGTTATTAACAGTAGATATGATGTTGAAGCGCGCCATGAAAGGTGAGTTGGATTTGATGACGCCTGCTACTGCTGTAGCTGCAGAATTAATGTCTATCCCTGAATTCGGAGAAGAAGATGACGCGTTATTCGCGGCAGAAAAGAAAATTATTAAAAATCTGAAAAAGGCGACTTTAATGGTGGCGGGTGCTGCGGTTCAGAAATTGATGATGAGCCTTTCTAAGGAGCAGGAGATTTTGATGAACATTGCAGATATGGCCAGCTATGTTTATGTAGCAGAATCAGCGATGTTGAGAACAGAAAAGTTGGTGAGCCTTCGTGGTGAAGCCGCTTGTGAAGGTCAGCTGAACTTAATGCGTATCTATTTTGTGGAGGCGGTTGATGCTTTGCAAAAAGCGGGTAAAGAAGCTTTATGGGCATTTGCTGATGGAGATGAGCAACGCATGATGATGGTAGGTTTACGCCGTTTCACTAAAATGGAAGCCTTCAATGTGAAAGAAACCCGTCAGAAGGTTGCACAGCAAGTAATTGCTGCCAATAAATATTGCTATTAA
- a CDS encoding FKBP-type peptidyl-prolyl cis-trans isomerase, whose protein sequence is MLKNKILLLSFLLCGLFAACEKTPPYDSEKQLELDAITIQKYKDSTRTTFTVDPSGLNYQITAVGTGTVFPRLEDSLVVYFDAHVLKSTASFQTIPETDSVTVKLADAMKGWQIGLPKITKGGQIRLIIPSALAYKDFSGAKIPPFAILDYTITLKNIK, encoded by the coding sequence ATGTTAAAAAACAAGATTTTGCTGTTGTCGTTTTTGCTATGCGGTTTATTTGCTGCATGTGAGAAGACTCCTCCTTACGACTCGGAGAAACAGTTGGAATTGGACGCGATAACGATACAAAAATATAAGGACAGTACCAGAACAACTTTTACGGTAGACCCTTCTGGTTTGAATTATCAAATTACGGCCGTAGGGACAGGAACAGTGTTCCCAAGATTAGAAGATAGTCTGGTAGTGTATTTTGATGCCCATGTGTTAAAGTCAACGGCGTCTTTTCAGACGATTCCGGAAACAGATTCGGTGACGGTAAAGCTTGCTGATGCGATGAAAGGCTGGCAGATCGGCCTTCCGAAAATCACTAAAGGAGGCCAGATCAGGCTGATCATTCCCTCTGCTTTAGCTTACAAGGATTTTTCCGGCGCCAAAATTCCGCCATTTGCCATATTAGATTATACCATTACCCTAAAGAATATAAAATAG
- a CDS encoding FKBP-type peptidyl-prolyl cis-trans isomerase: MIKKLSLYTIALLATIVIFSSCKKEYESVQTIDDTKLADYFAKNNINAIADSAKTGYFYVPAQPAGSTDANNYKLTDSVRYRITVSAFSNGAVFATTPTYRNEGQRVGTTFGFFGKSIPAISQVLRKLNPGATVKIYLPSYLAFGRNGLPSVGIASNEIIVVSITTYKESQAVLNDGLIQAYLAANSITNAVKDPSGIYLQTTTVGTGTEVINQNSLVNFSYVLKSLDGGLNQEASMTSMPKKLIPAFRIMLPKFSKGSKVRMFIPSGLAYGNALVTDPNGGESIPPNSNLDYSVEVLEVTN; encoded by the coding sequence ATGATTAAAAAGTTATCACTTTATACCATTGCCTTGCTGGCGACCATCGTTATTTTTAGTTCCTGTAAAAAGGAGTATGAGTCAGTTCAGACGATAGATGATACTAAACTGGCGGACTATTTCGCAAAAAACAACATCAATGCAATTGCGGATTCTGCTAAAACCGGTTATTTTTATGTGCCTGCACAGCCTGCTGGAAGTACAGATGCCAACAACTATAAACTGACGGATTCTGTGCGTTACCGCATCACAGTATCAGCATTTTCTAACGGAGCTGTATTTGCGACGACGCCTACTTATCGTAATGAAGGACAACGGGTGGGTACCACATTTGGATTTTTCGGTAAATCTATTCCTGCCATCTCTCAGGTACTTAGAAAGTTAAATCCTGGTGCAACGGTAAAAATTTACCTGCCTTCTTACCTGGCTTTTGGTAGAAATGGATTGCCATCTGTAGGCATTGCTTCAAATGAAATTATCGTAGTATCAATTACTACTTATAAAGAAAGTCAAGCGGTTCTGAATGATGGACTGATACAGGCTTATTTAGCAGCGAATTCAATTACTAATGCGGTTAAAGATCCTTCTGGCATATATCTGCAAACCACTACAGTGGGCACAGGAACAGAGGTCATCAACCAGAATTCTTTAGTGAACTTCAGTTATGTATTGAAGAGTTTAGACGGTGGCCTGAATCAGGAAGCCAGCATGACTTCTATGCCTAAAAAGTTAATTCCAGCATTTAGAATTATGCTGCCAAAATTCAGTAAAGGTTCTAAAGTAAGGATGTTTATTCCTTCCGGACTGGCTTATGGAAATGCGTTAGTCACTGATCCTAATGGTGGTGAGTCTATTCCTCCAAATTCAAACCTGGATTACAGCGTAGAAGTATTAGAAGTAACCAACTAA
- a CDS encoding cryptochrome/photolyase family protein, whose protein sequence is MKPKINICWLRRDLRLEDNAAIYHALKGDYPVLLLFIFDTDILSKLANKQDARVNFLHQTLSTLSDQLQKNQGSSLLIQHGKPADIWAALIQTHQINAVYCNQDYEPDAIKRDADIKEQLQTANIQFYSYKDQVIFEKNEITKADGLPYTVFTPYFRQWQQKLNNFYLRAYPTEKYFNNFWPGAAFPIPTLNDLGFEKSNQPFPGKEFEDKLDGYELNRDFPAADATSHIGMHLRFGTISIRKAAKTALEQNASKWLSELAWRDFYQMILFHFPHTVTKSFKPKYDLIKWRNHPDEFEAWCQGNTGYPLVDAGMRQLNQTGYMHNRVRMVVASFLCKHLLIDWRWGEAYFAEKLLDYEMASNVGGWQWACGSGNDAAPYFRVFNPELQLKKFDPKLEYVDRWVPAYKQLKHTLPMVEHAFARERVLKVFKAALNE, encoded by the coding sequence ATGAAGCCTAAAATTAACATCTGCTGGTTGCGAAGAGACCTGCGACTGGAAGACAATGCAGCCATTTACCATGCTCTAAAAGGCGATTATCCGGTGCTGCTGCTTTTCATTTTCGATACGGATATCCTGAGCAAACTGGCCAATAAACAAGATGCCCGGGTCAATTTCCTCCATCAAACGTTGAGTACGCTCAGCGATCAGCTCCAGAAAAACCAGGGTTCTTCCCTCCTGATTCAACACGGCAAACCAGCAGACATCTGGGCAGCGTTAATTCAAACCCATCAGATCAATGCTGTGTATTGCAATCAGGATTATGAACCTGATGCCATCAAAAGAGATGCAGACATCAAAGAACAGCTACAAACAGCCAACATTCAATTTTACAGCTACAAAGACCAGGTGATTTTCGAAAAAAATGAAATCACCAAAGCAGATGGTCTTCCTTATACTGTATTCACGCCTTATTTTAGACAGTGGCAGCAAAAGCTCAACAACTTTTACCTCCGCGCCTACCCTACCGAAAAATATTTCAACAACTTCTGGCCAGGTGCAGCATTTCCAATCCCTACCTTAAATGACCTGGGATTTGAAAAAAGCAATCAGCCATTTCCAGGAAAAGAGTTTGAAGACAAGCTGGATGGTTATGAACTCAACAGAGATTTTCCGGCAGCGGATGCGACCTCCCATATTGGCATGCACCTGCGTTTCGGTACCATTAGTATCCGGAAAGCCGCAAAAACGGCATTGGAACAAAACGCTTCAAAATGGCTTTCGGAACTGGCCTGGCGAGATTTTTACCAGATGATTTTATTTCATTTCCCACATACTGTAACCAAATCCTTCAAACCTAAATACGACCTGATCAAATGGCGAAACCATCCAGATGAATTTGAGGCCTGGTGCCAGGGAAATACCGGTTATCCTTTAGTAGATGCGGGTATGAGGCAGCTCAACCAAACCGGATACATGCACAATCGTGTACGTATGGTGGTAGCCAGTTTCCTATGTAAACATTTGCTCATCGACTGGCGATGGGGAGAAGCTTATTTTGCAGAAAAACTATTGGATTATGAAATGGCCAGCAATGTAGGTGGATGGCAATGGGCTTGCGGATCAGGAAATGATGCTGCGCCCTATTTCAGGGTATTTAATCCGGAACTTCAGCTGAAGAAATTTGACCCGAAGCTGGAATATGTAGACCGTTGGGTTCCTGCCTATAAACAATTAAAGCACACCCTACCAATGGTAGAACATGCTTTTGCCAGAGAAAGGGTCTTGAAAGTTTTTAAAGCGGCATTAAATGAATAA
- a CDS encoding TIGR01777 family oxidoreductase, translated as MNKHILITGATGMVGKKLIPILIEKGHQVSVLSRKATPIKDVKVYLWDVYKSKIDPECLSGIDTVIHLAGENIAGEKWTAARKKKIIDSRVLSAQLLYKTIKEHNAPVKTFISAAAVGYYGDAGDKVLTEESPNGSGFLAECCAKWEASADQGLSMGIRVVKWRIGVILAKEGGALKAIEQPIRYFFGAGLGNGKQWVPWVHLDDILEMFTLAAENDSYIGAYNAAATHPVSNITLTKAIAKQLHRPVWPVNVPEFVLKIILGELSAVVLSSNNTSVQKLLNTGFKFKYSELELALADIYQTK; from the coding sequence ATGAATAAGCACATTCTAATTACCGGAGCTACCGGGATGGTAGGCAAAAAGCTCATCCCAATTTTAATAGAAAAAGGTCATCAAGTATCGGTGCTCTCTAGAAAAGCAACCCCCATCAAAGATGTGAAAGTATATTTATGGGATGTCTACAAATCCAAAATAGATCCGGAATGTTTGTCGGGCATAGACACCGTCATCCACCTCGCAGGGGAAAATATTGCCGGAGAAAAATGGACTGCTGCCCGCAAGAAAAAAATCATCGACAGCCGTGTATTATCCGCTCAGCTATTATATAAAACTATAAAAGAACACAACGCCCCTGTTAAAACCTTTATTTCTGCAGCAGCAGTTGGTTATTATGGAGATGCGGGCGACAAAGTCCTAACCGAAGAAAGTCCGAATGGCAGCGGGTTTCTCGCAGAATGCTGCGCGAAATGGGAAGCCTCAGCAGATCAAGGACTATCCATGGGGATCAGAGTCGTAAAATGGAGGATTGGCGTCATCCTTGCAAAAGAGGGTGGGGCATTAAAAGCAATAGAACAGCCAATTCGTTACTTCTTCGGCGCAGGTCTGGGCAATGGCAAACAATGGGTGCCATGGGTACACCTGGATGACATCCTGGAAATGTTTACACTTGCCGCAGAAAATGATAGTTATATCGGTGCTTACAACGCAGCGGCAACACATCCGGTCAGCAATATCACGCTTACCAAAGCGATTGCCAAACAGCTGCATCGACCGGTATGGCCGGTTAACGTACCTGAATTTGTTTTAAAAATCATCCTTGGAGAGCTTTCTGCAGTGGTTTTGAGCAGCAATAATACCAGTGTTCAAAAACTACTCAATACCGGATTTAAGTTTAAATATTCGGAATTAGAGCTGGCTTTAGCCGATATTTACCAGACTAAATAG
- a CDS encoding DASH family cryptochrome has translation MKSKRILVWFRNDLRLHDNEMLVEALAKSESILPVYFFDPQYFHETRFETLKTGIHRAKFLLESVAALRLSFQQLGGDILLIQGSPEEFMTKLLEDFDISEVYHHREVAPEETSISTRMEDLLWKQKINLKHFIGHTLYNKEDLPFPIKDIPDVFAQFKKKTERDAIVKACFLSPEEISFVENEDWGVLPTLADLGFEVQPDDFPDGAQIGGEDAGLAHLKELLLEGAEIHQKPVKNTGDKQGFASRLSGWLSLGCLSPRKVYWKLKDAEAEFGGNGNFNQILLGLLWRDYFRFMFKKHSIAFFQEPEDFEKEFFSPTEIGHPDLLKWKNGATGHPIIDRYMQELNVQGYITHTGRLLVATYLIHVLKIHWTNGAVYFEEKLIDYAPASNWGNWANVAGVGKDLKSKNTFDLDKQIKLLETAVSDAASMA, from the coding sequence ATGAAATCTAAAAGAATACTAGTCTGGTTTAGAAACGATCTTCGATTACACGACAATGAAATGTTGGTTGAAGCACTTGCTAAATCTGAAAGTATTTTACCGGTTTATTTTTTTGATCCTCAATATTTTCACGAAACCAGGTTTGAAACTTTGAAAACCGGTATCCATCGGGCAAAGTTTTTATTGGAAAGTGTGGCTGCCTTAAGGTTGTCTTTTCAGCAGCTTGGCGGAGATATTCTACTGATTCAGGGAAGTCCGGAAGAATTCATGACAAAACTACTGGAAGATTTTGATATTTCTGAAGTCTACCACCATCGCGAGGTCGCGCCTGAGGAAACTTCCATCTCTACCAGAATGGAGGATCTTTTATGGAAGCAGAAGATCAATTTAAAACACTTCATCGGTCATACCTTATATAATAAGGAAGACCTTCCTTTTCCAATCAAGGATATTCCAGACGTTTTTGCACAATTCAAGAAGAAGACAGAGCGTGATGCTATAGTAAAGGCTTGTTTTTTAAGTCCGGAGGAGATCAGTTTTGTTGAAAATGAAGATTGGGGTGTTTTGCCAACGCTTGCTGATTTAGGATTTGAAGTACAGCCAGATGATTTTCCTGATGGGGCACAGATCGGCGGTGAGGATGCTGGATTAGCACACCTTAAGGAATTGCTGCTGGAAGGGGCAGAAATTCATCAAAAGCCAGTAAAAAACACAGGTGATAAGCAAGGTTTTGCTTCCAGATTATCGGGATGGCTGTCCTTAGGCTGTCTATCACCAAGAAAAGTATACTGGAAGTTGAAGGATGCGGAAGCAGAATTTGGCGGCAATGGAAATTTTAATCAGATTTTGCTGGGCTTATTGTGGCGTGATTATTTCCGTTTTATGTTTAAAAAACACAGTATTGCCTTTTTTCAGGAACCTGAAGATTTTGAAAAAGAATTTTTTAGTCCGACGGAAATTGGGCATCCTGACTTGCTGAAATGGAAAAATGGAGCTACGGGACACCCGATTATTGACCGCTACATGCAGGAACTGAATGTGCAGGGGTATATTACCCATACCGGGCGTTTATTGGTGGCCACTTATCTGATTCATGTTTTAAAAATCCACTGGACCAATGGTGCAGTTTATTTTGAGGAAAAACTGATTGATTATGCGCCGGCTAGTAATTGGGGTAACTGGGCAAATGTTGCCGGAGTAGGCAAGGACCTGAAATCGAAAAACACTTTCGATCTGGATAAGCAGATTAAGCTCTTGGAGACCGCGGTTTCTGATGCAGCTTCTATGGCTTAA
- a CDS encoding 2-oxoglutarate dehydrogenase E1 component, translating into MDNLSYLSGENAEYVESLYQAFKEDPNSVEFGWQKFFEGFDFGRSSSPVTGEETPEHFLKEVSVLNMINGYRQRGHLFTHTNPVRERRKHLPTLDLVNFNLSDADLDTVFNAGIELGIGAVKLSEIVAFLNQTYCRSIGAEYKYVRTPEVLSWIEKKMESVRNTPNFSIEEKTRILTKLNEAVCFENFLGTKFLGQKRFSLEGAEALIPALDSVIEKGAALGIEEFVIGMAHRGRLNVLANIMQKSYKDIFAEFEGKGYSAESPFGGDVKYHLGYSTDVTTNNGSNVHLSLCPNPSHLETVNGVVEGMTRSKIDFKYDGDDARIAPILIHGDASIAGQGIVYEVIQMAGLDGYKTGGTIHLIINNQIGFTTNYKDARSSTYCTDIAKVTLSPVFHVNGDDVEALVYAINLAMEYRQKYKNDVFIDILCYRRFGHNESDEPKFTQPLLYKAIEQHANPRDIYVDQLVKEGKLEASAAKTMEKDFRGILQGCLNEAKAITSTYQDVKFGGAWKDMRIATVKDFEVSPDTSVDEATLLSVAESISTLPSDRKFFKKIEKLFDERSKMAKTSHVFDWAMGEQLAYGTLLNEGKRVRLSGQDVERGTFSHRHAVLTLEDSEEEYIPLANVSKDQASFDIYNSHLSEYGVLGFEYGYAMANPNALTIWEAQFGDFFNGAQIVVDQYIASAETKWQRENGLVMLLPHGYEGQGPEHSSARIERFMELCADYNMQVANCSTPANFFHAIRRQFKRDFRKPLVVFTPKSLLRHPACVSKLADFTEGKFQEVIDDANVKAAEVTRVLFCSGKIYYELLEKQQKEAINQVAIVRVEQLYPTPVAQMEAVYAKYKNATEAVWVQEEPENMGAWPYLLRRLRKTIFSDIEVISRKESSSTASGFAKQHADQQAYILAKSFELPVSKGDKDIAKKSVSKVYNVD; encoded by the coding sequence ATGGATAATTTATCTTATCTCAGCGGCGAAAACGCCGAATACGTAGAGTCCCTTTATCAAGCATTTAAGGAAGATCCCAATTCGGTTGAATTTGGTTGGCAGAAATTTTTTGAAGGCTTTGACTTCGGGAGAAGCTCATCTCCGGTTACAGGAGAAGAAACCCCTGAACATTTCCTAAAAGAAGTTAGTGTTTTAAACATGATCAACGGTTACCGTCAGCGTGGCCATTTGTTTACACACACTAACCCGGTTAGAGAAAGACGCAAGCACTTGCCAACTTTAGATCTGGTAAATTTCAATTTGTCTGACGCTGATCTTGATACTGTATTCAATGCAGGTATTGAGCTGGGCATCGGAGCGGTTAAATTAAGCGAAATTGTTGCTTTCTTAAACCAGACTTACTGCCGTTCGATCGGTGCGGAGTACAAGTACGTACGTACTCCTGAAGTATTGTCATGGATTGAGAAAAAAATGGAGAGTGTTCGTAATACGCCTAATTTCTCTATTGAGGAGAAAACAAGGATCCTGACTAAATTGAATGAAGCTGTATGCTTTGAGAACTTCCTGGGTACAAAGTTCCTGGGGCAAAAAAGATTCTCTTTGGAAGGTGCTGAGGCATTGATTCCGGCATTGGACTCTGTGATTGAAAAAGGTGCCGCTTTAGGTATTGAAGAGTTTGTGATTGGTATGGCGCATCGTGGAAGGCTGAACGTTTTGGCCAACATTATGCAGAAATCCTATAAAGATATTTTTGCTGAATTTGAAGGTAAAGGATATAGCGCAGAATCTCCGTTTGGTGGTGATGTGAAATATCACCTGGGTTATTCTACGGATGTAACCACCAACAATGGCAGCAATGTTCACTTGAGTTTATGCCCTAACCCTTCGCACCTGGAAACAGTAAACGGAGTGGTAGAAGGGATGACCAGGTCGAAAATTGATTTCAAATATGATGGTGATGATGCTCGCATTGCACCAATCCTGATTCATGGTGATGCTTCTATCGCTGGTCAGGGAATTGTTTATGAAGTCATTCAGATGGCAGGACTAGACGGTTATAAAACTGGCGGTACGATTCACCTGATCATCAACAACCAGATCGGTTTCACGACGAATTATAAAGATGCCCGTTCGAGTACTTACTGTACAGATATTGCTAAAGTAACCTTATCGCCAGTTTTCCATGTAAATGGAGACGATGTTGAGGCCTTGGTTTATGCAATTAACCTGGCTATGGAGTACCGTCAGAAATATAAAAATGATGTGTTCATCGATATTTTATGTTACCGCAGATTCGGTCATAATGAGTCGGATGAGCCTAAATTTACTCAGCCTTTATTATACAAAGCTATTGAGCAGCATGCAAATCCTCGTGATATCTATGTTGATCAGCTGGTTAAAGAAGGTAAATTAGAAGCATCTGCTGCGAAAACAATGGAAAAAGATTTCCGTGGTATTCTGCAAGGCTGCTTAAATGAAGCAAAAGCGATCACTTCTACGTATCAGGATGTGAAATTTGGTGGCGCATGGAAAGACATGCGTATTGCTACCGTGAAAGATTTCGAAGTTTCTCCGGATACTTCAGTAGATGAGGCGACTTTACTAAGCGTTGCAGAAAGCATCAGTACTTTGCCTTCAGACAGAAAGTTTTTCAAGAAAATTGAGAAGCTTTTTGATGAGCGCAGCAAAATGGCAAAAACTTCTCATGTGTTCGATTGGGCAATGGGTGAGCAATTGGCTTATGGTACCTTATTAAACGAAGGCAAACGTGTTCGTTTAAGCGGTCAGGATGTAGAAAGAGGAACTTTCTCTCACCGTCATGCCGTATTAACTTTAGAAGATTCTGAAGAAGAATACATCCCATTGGCGAATGTTTCTAAAGATCAGGCTTCTTTTGATATTTACAATTCACACTTGTCTGAGTATGGTGTATTGGGTTTTGAATATGGTTATGCCATGGCAAATCCAAATGCATTGACGATTTGGGAAGCACAATTTGGTGATTTCTTTAACGGTGCTCAGATTGTAGTTGATCAATATATTGCCAGTGCAGAAACTAAATGGCAGCGTGAAAATGGTTTGGTGATGTTATTGCCTCATGGTTATGAAGGTCAAGGTCCGGAACACTCTTCCGCACGTATTGAGCGTTTCATGGAGCTTTGTGCAGATTATAACATGCAAGTAGCCAACTGTTCAACACCAGCGAATTTCTTCCATGCGATCCGCAGACAATTTAAACGTGATTTCAGAAAGCCATTGGTGGTATTTACGCCGAAAAGTCTTTTACGTCACCCTGCCTGTGTATCTAAATTAGCCGATTTCACGGAAGGTAAGTTCCAGGAAGTAATTGACGATGCAAATGTGAAAGCTGCTGAAGTAACGAGAGTATTGTTCTGCAGTGGTAAGATCTATTATGAGTTGTTAGAAAAACAACAAAAAGAAGCGATCAATCAGGTAGCTATTGTAAGGGTAGAGCAATTGTACCCAACGCCAGTAGCACAGATGGAAGCGGTTTATGCGAAATATAAAAATGCAACTGAAGCGGTTTGGGTTCAGGAAGAGCCTGAAAACATGGGTGCATGGCCATATTTGTTACGTAGACTAAGAAAAACTATCTTTAGTGATATTGAAGTGATTTCAAGAAAAGAAAGCAGCAGTACAGCTTCTGGTTTTGCAAAACAACATGCTGATCAGCAAGCGTATATTTTAGCTAAATCTTTTGAATTACCTGTTTCTAAAGGAGATAAAGACATCGCTAAAAAGTCTGTGAGTAAAGTATATAATGTAGATTAG